A single genomic interval of Borrelia duttonii Ly harbors:
- a CDS encoding variable large family protein, which translates to MLGFAAKATTKKNEVGEYFNSLGVKLEKASEELEEVAKKSETGGDKSDLLKHSIREAINSAKEVLDALKCHLKSLGQVGEIDKIKNAKIKTGNLDANVNNDAGELVTGGNVANGAKVATNADLVVAVALKAMTKSGKFSADNNDTGIVKAAAASAVNKVLGILDLIVRKTVSINLNKIREAVKGIQYFETVETDTTEAFTQTQLLNKQYKW; encoded by the coding sequence GTGTTGGGATTTGCTGCTAAAGCAACAACAAAGAAGAATGAAGTGGGAGAATATTTTAATAGTTTAGGTGTTAAACTTGAGAAAGCATCAGAAGAGTTAGAAGAGGTAGCAAAGAAGTCAGAGACAGGTGGTGATAAGAGCGATTTATTAAAACATTCAATTAGAGAAGCAATTAATTCTGCTAAGGAAGTTTTAGATGCATTGAAATGCCATTTAAAATCTTTAGGGCAAGTAGGTGAGATTGATAAGATAAAAAATGCTAAGATTAAAACAGGAAATCTTGATGCTAATGTTAATAATGATGCTGGAGAATTAGTTACTGGTGGTAATGTAGCTAATGGTGCTAAGGTAGCTACCAATGCAGATTTAGTAGTTGCTGTTGCGTTAAAAGCTATGACTAAGTCTGGTAAATTTAGTGCTGATAATAATGATACTGGTATTGTCAAAGCTGCAGCGGCTAGTGCAGTAAATAAGGTATTAGGAATACTTGATTTAATAGTTAGGAAAACAGTAAGTATTAATCTAAATAAGATAAGAGAAGCTGTTAAGGGAATACAGTACTTTGAAACAGTTGAGACTGATACAACTGAAGCTTTTACTCAAACTCAGCTACTAAATAAACAATATAAATGGTGA
- a CDS encoding variable large family protein, translating into MNKEKKGEGKVRVIILMMVMMMMGCNSGVKDPEKVFLSDIANLGKGFLDVFVSFGDMITETLGIKADTKKSEIGGYFTKIENTMKIVKGKLSKILEEHGNYEKVKEKVEEFIGKISKIEEGAKEASKGATGDVAIGNAVKGGQDAVAADVTSVNSLVKGIKTIVDVVLTKGKADADAIQDGEKKKVGQFFARKDDAPQEAETAKANASIGAVSGADILQAIVKSNQVVNGDIKIDAAQNAAEIAAAKKDDAKKEINEDQKDAIIAAGIALRAMAKDGKFAAKQDASDKYANAVNGVVSSAVNKVLSTLTIAIRDTVDLGLKGINKVLGEIKQGEGSEAKVKAN; encoded by the coding sequence ATGAATAAAGAGAAAAAAGGAGAGGGGAAAGTAAGAGTAATAATATTGATGATGGTGATGATGATGATGGGATGTAATAGTGGAGTAAAGGATCCAGAGAAGGTATTTTTGAGTGATATAGCAAATTTAGGGAAAGGATTTTTAGATGTATTTGTGAGTTTTGGCGATATGATTACGGAGACATTAGGAATAAAGGCAGATACAAAGAAAAGTGAGATAGGTGGATATTTTACTAAAATTGAGAATACAATGAAGATAGTGAAAGGTAAATTAAGTAAAATTTTAGAAGAACATGGGAATTATGAGAAAGTGAAAGAGAAGGTAGAGGAATTTATTGGGAAGATAAGTAAGATCGAAGAAGGGGCAAAGGAAGCGTCAAAAGGTGCTACAGGTGATGTTGCTATAGGAAATGCTGTTAAAGGAGGTCAAGATGCTGTAGCAGCAGATGTTACAAGTGTCAATTCACTTGTGAAAGGAATTAAAACAATAGTTGACGTGGTGTTGACAAAAGGCAAAGCAGATGCTGATGCCATTCAAGATGGTGAAAAGAAGAAAGTTGGACAATTTTTTGCAAGGAAAGATGATGCTCCTCAAGAGGCTGAGACAGCTAAGGCAAATGCAAGTATAGGAGCAGTGAGTGGTGCTGATATATTGCAAGCTATTGTTAAGTCTAATCAGGTTGTTAATGGTGATATTAAAATTGATGCGGCTCAAAATGCAGCAGAGATTGCTGCTGCAAAAAAAGATGATGCTAAAAAAGAGATTAATGAAGACCAAAAAGACGCAATAATAGCAGCAGGTATAGCATTGCGAGCGATGGCAAAAGATGGTAAATTTGCGGCTAAGCAGGATGCTAGTGATAAATATGCTAATGCAGTAAATGGTGTAGTATCAAGTGCAGTAAATAAGGTGTTAAGTACATTGACAATAGCAATAAGGGATACAGTAGATTTGGGATTAAAAGGGATAAATAAGGTATTAGGAGAGATTAAGCAAGGAGAGGGTTCTGAAGCTAAAGTTAAGGCTAATTAA
- a CDS encoding Vsp/OspC family lipoprotein, which yields MRREKKEEGRIRVIILMMVMMMVMMMMGCNSGGGIKEGEEGKARKGDGSVIDLKVVSKKIRDAVAFAESVKEVHTLVKSVEELAKAIGKKIDANGSLTAEADYNGSLLAGVHSVISAVNTKLKGLETTDNISDELKVKIVAVGKEGKAFLDKLKEKNADLGKEGAKDTDAKSAIDVTDNTKDKGATELAKLNGTIDELLKASNKILSDVIAELVVKPTT from the coding sequence ATGAGGAGAGAGAAAAAAGAAGAGGGGAGAATAAGAGTAATAATATTGATGATGGTGATGATGATGGTGATGATGATGATGGGATGTAATAGTGGGGGAGGAATAAAGGAAGGAGAGGAAGGGAAAGCAAGGAAGGGAGATGGGAGTGTAATAGATTTAAAGGTGGTAAGTAAAAAGATAAGAGATGCGGTGGCATTTGCAGAAAGTGTTAAAGAAGTGCATACTTTAGTTAAGTCGGTTGAAGAGTTGGCTAAAGCTATAGGCAAAAAGATTGATGCTAATGGTAGTCTTACTGCTGAAGCTGATTATAATGGGTCTTTACTTGCAGGAGTGCATAGTGTAATATCAGCTGTAAACACTAAGTTAAAAGGCTTGGAAACAACAGATAACATTTCTGATGAATTGAAAGTAAAGATTGTTGCTGTTGGGAAAGAAGGTAAAGCATTTTTAGATAAGTTGAAAGAAAAGAATGCTGATCTTGGGAAAGAAGGTGCTAAAGATACAGATGCTAAAAGTGCTATAGATGTAACTGATAATACAAAAGATAAAGGGGCTACTGAGCTTGCTAAACTCAACGGTACAATTGATGAATTGTTGAAGGCTTCTAATAAGATATTGTCGGATGTAATAGCAGAGCTTGTAGTTAAACCTACTACTTAA
- a CDS encoding Vsp/OspC family lipoprotein, producing MVMGCNSGGVGGVEEGQVKKGDGSVIDLKGVSKKIRDAVEFLGKVKEVHVLVKSVDTLAGAIGKKIKSDGKFDTMAGKNGSLLAGAYNIALDINGKLTVLEGKVGLSATLKAKVIAAKTSGESFSNKLKTEHTDLGKEDASDDNAKAALLVTNATKNKGVTELESLNTAVDELITAAQAAVEAAINELTNPVNVAATDGQS from the coding sequence ATGGTGATGGGATGTAATAGTGGGGGAGTAGGAGGAGTAGAAGAGGGACAAGTAAAGAAGGGAGATGGGAGTGTAATAGATTTAAAGGGAGTAAGTAAAAAGATAAGAGATGCGGTGGAGTTTTTGGGGAAAGTAAAAGAAGTGCATGTTTTAGTTAAGTCAGTAGATACTCTTGCTGGTGCTATTGGGAAGAAGATTAAGTCAGATGGAAAGTTTGATACTATGGCTGGTAAGAATGGATCATTGCTTGCAGGAGCATATAATATTGCGTTGGATATCAATGGTAAGTTGACGGTATTAGAGGGTAAGGTTGGACTTTCTGCTACACTGAAGGCAAAGGTTATTGCTGCGAAAACTAGTGGTGAATCATTCTCAAATAAATTAAAAACAGAACATACTGATCTTGGGAAGGAAGATGCTAGTGATGATAATGCAAAAGCAGCTTTACTTGTAACAAATGCTACTAAAAATAAAGGAGTAACTGAGCTTGAATCCCTCAATACAGCAGTTGATGAGTTAATAACAGCTGCTCAAGCTGCAGTGGAAGCTGCAATTAATGAGCTTACAAATCCTGTTAATGTTGCAGCAACGGATGGTCAATCTTAA